A region from the Oceanidesulfovibrio marinus genome encodes:
- the qrcD gene encoding menaquinone reductase integral membrane subunit QrcD has translation MAKPTDYPLLNEGLPRCSLPKFLLWLAIIGLFLAWGGIWMGIIFYEGLGVTALDNYFGFGLWITFDLAVIALGAGAFFTGLLRYILNIDPLKNIVNLAVVIGFICYSGAMIVLGLDVGQPLRSWFGFWHANVHSMLVEVMFCITCYLMVLAIEFIPLVLENRQLDKIPFIHKLSHNFHVLMPLFAGIGAFLSFFHQGSLGGMYGVLFSRPFAFREGFFIWPWTFFLFVLSAVASGPALTMLIAALIEKVSGRKLVEFRVKALMGKIAGTMLAVYMFFKIIDTWAWATGYLPSVGLTFDEMFHGIYGQWLLWAEIGLCGLLPMIMLLVPSIRNTPSLLYTAGILDCIGVTINRYVFTVQTLAHPVMPFDKWQLYIPNQAEWAPSFLVLAYGALIISLSYRYLPLFPQEKKLNA, from the coding sequence ATGGCTAAGCCCACGGATTACCCACTTCTCAATGAGGGGCTGCCCCGCTGCTCCTTGCCGAAATTCCTGCTCTGGCTGGCAATTATCGGCCTCTTCCTGGCCTGGGGCGGCATCTGGATGGGAATCATCTTCTACGAAGGTCTGGGCGTCACCGCTCTGGACAACTACTTCGGATTCGGTCTCTGGATCACGTTCGACCTCGCGGTCATCGCGCTTGGCGCCGGCGCCTTCTTCACTGGCCTGCTGCGCTACATCCTGAACATCGATCCGCTGAAAAACATCGTGAACCTCGCGGTGGTCATCGGCTTCATCTGCTACTCCGGCGCCATGATCGTCCTGGGGCTCGACGTAGGCCAGCCGCTGAGATCGTGGTTCGGCTTCTGGCACGCCAACGTCCACTCCATGCTGGTCGAGGTGATGTTCTGCATCACGTGCTACCTCATGGTGCTGGCCATCGAGTTCATACCGCTGGTTCTGGAAAATCGGCAGCTGGACAAGATTCCTTTCATCCACAAGCTGTCGCATAACTTCCACGTACTCATGCCGCTTTTTGCCGGCATCGGCGCGTTCCTCTCCTTCTTCCACCAGGGCTCCCTGGGCGGCATGTATGGCGTGCTCTTCAGCCGTCCGTTCGCCTTCCGCGAGGGCTTCTTCATCTGGCCGTGGACCTTCTTCCTGTTTGTCCTGTCCGCCGTGGCTTCCGGTCCGGCGCTGACCATGCTTATCGCGGCCCTGATCGAGAAGGTGTCCGGCCGCAAGCTGGTGGAGTTCCGCGTCAAGGCCTTGATGGGCAAGATCGCGGGCACCATGCTCGCCGTCTACATGTTCTTCAAGATCATCGACACCTGGGCCTGGGCCACCGGCTACCTGCCCAGCGTCGGCCTGACCTTTGACGAGATGTTCCACGGCATCTACGGCCAGTGGCTGCTCTGGGCCGAGATCGGCCTCTGCGGTCTGCTGCCCATGATCATGCTGCTCGTGCCGTCCATCCGCAACACGCCGTCGCTGCTGTACACCGCCGGTATCCTGGACTGCATCGGCGTGACCATCAACCGCTACGTCTTCACCGTGCAGACCCTGGCGCATCCGGTCATGCCGTTCGACAAGTGGCAGCTGTACATTCCGAACCAGGCCGAGTGGGCGCCGTCCTTCCTGGTGCTGGCATACGGGGCGCTGATCATCAGCCTCTCCTACCGGTACCTGCCGCTCTTCCCGCAGGAGAAGAAGCTGAACGCCTAG
- a CDS encoding AEC family transporter yields the protein MNVLLPIFLLILVGYVFRRTGVVELSFWPQAEKATYYIFFPALLLSNLSTASFGEQPALTMAGAMITGVVAVSGIALFLQSRFRMPGPAFSSIFQGSIRMNTYVGIAAASAMAGSPGVTLSAVALVATIPLVNFLSVPVVSHYGAGNISSLRAILAALAKNPLILGSVGGFALNYTHIQLPDALYEMLHLLGRAALPVGLLTVGAGLNFRHIAPQKYRILLAASLKLMLLPAVTILACRLYNVPTPADVVAVLFASLPTAVSCYILARQLGGDEDLMASIITAQTVIAFVTLPVALYLVD from the coding sequence GTGAACGTTCTCCTCCCAATCTTCCTGCTCATACTCGTTGGCTACGTCTTCCGCCGCACCGGCGTCGTAGAGCTCAGCTTCTGGCCCCAGGCCGAGAAGGCGACCTACTACATCTTCTTCCCGGCGCTTTTGTTGTCCAACCTCTCCACGGCCTCGTTCGGCGAACAGCCCGCCCTGACCATGGCCGGCGCCATGATAACCGGCGTGGTCGCGGTCTCCGGTATCGCGCTTTTTCTGCAATCGCGCTTCCGCATGCCGGGGCCGGCGTTCTCCTCCATCTTCCAGGGCTCCATCCGCATGAACACGTACGTGGGCATCGCGGCTGCGTCGGCCATGGCCGGCAGTCCGGGCGTCACGCTGTCCGCTGTGGCGCTGGTAGCGACCATCCCTCTGGTGAACTTTCTGTCCGTGCCCGTGGTCTCGCATTATGGAGCCGGCAACATCTCCTCGCTGCGCGCCATACTCGCGGCCCTGGCCAAGAACCCGTTGATCCTGGGCAGTGTCGGCGGCTTCGCGCTCAACTACACGCACATCCAGCTTCCGGATGCGCTTTACGAAATGCTCCACCTGCTGGGACGCGCGGCCTTGCCCGTCGGCCTGCTCACCGTGGGCGCCGGGCTCAACTTCCGCCACATCGCGCCGCAGAAATACCGCATTCTCCTGGCCGCGTCGCTTAAGCTCATGCTGCTGCCGGCCGTCACCATCCTGGCCTGTAGGCTGTACAACGTGCCCACCCCGGCGGACGTGGTTGCCGTGCTCTTCGCGTCCCTGCCTACGGCCGTCTCCTGCTACATCCTGGCGCGGCAGCTCGGCGGCGACGAAGATCTCATGGCTTCCATCATCACCGCCCAGACCGTGATAGCCTTCGTGACCCTGCCCGTGGCGCTCTACCTCGTAGACTGA
- a CDS encoding xanthine dehydrogenase family protein molybdopterin-binding subunit: protein MTNAPNALTLCADMLNPGVNGVFAVDGQPPEGGLELLWLTVHTDGKVSVMLNKIEMGQGSSTALCMIVADELDADLQRVGFVQALYDPKYDDPEFHAMLTGGSTSVRSMMGPLREAAAAAREMLKTAAAERLGVDASELTTENGFVIHGEQKIPYGELVEEAAGQAVPESPPLKDAASFRYLGHCARRMDIPDKIAGAARFGLDVHLPDMHYAALAWPRAYGATAESWDEDAALAVPGVTEVVQTEIGPAVLAENTWAAWKGRDALAVQWSEGTQPDLSTEVLFEELEALLDSSGIIAADTGDAPGRAEAAADKIDLTFHQPFLAHAPIEPMNCTAHVRPDGVDLWGPTQFQTGWAEKAVEITGLPMESIAVHTTYAGGGFGRKGMLDGARVAVHVSKACGKPVQLLYSRDEEFHYDAVRPGSVARVQAGLDANGKIAFWNHRTASASVLAGLLPFMLAETGLDFTGVEGVSEMDYDIGALRVEWLRHETPVPIGFWRSVGSSHNCFVRESVIDELAAVAGEDPVAFRLARMTDPRAAGVLKLATERYGWDRELPEGHAAGVACDHCFGSYTAQVAEISRDPESGAITVHRVVAAMDCGQTVNPLNIVMQVEGAVIMGLSALVGEGMEFADGGVATKQFNTYPVMRMDASPEAIEVHIVENAEAPGGVGEPGLPAVLPAVTNALKTLTGERVTELPLSRKK, encoded by the coding sequence ATGACAAACGCACCCAATGCCCTGACCCTGTGCGCCGATATGTTGAATCCAGGCGTCAATGGCGTATTCGCTGTAGACGGGCAACCGCCGGAAGGAGGCCTGGAGCTCCTCTGGCTTACTGTGCACACGGACGGCAAGGTCTCCGTGATGCTCAACAAGATCGAGATGGGGCAGGGCTCCAGTACGGCCCTGTGCATGATCGTGGCCGACGAGCTGGACGCGGACCTGCAGCGGGTCGGGTTCGTCCAGGCGCTGTACGACCCGAAGTACGACGACCCGGAGTTCCACGCCATGCTCACGGGTGGCTCCACCAGCGTGCGCAGCATGATGGGACCGCTGCGGGAGGCTGCCGCCGCGGCCAGGGAGATGCTCAAGACCGCTGCGGCGGAGCGCTTGGGCGTGGATGCGTCCGAGCTGACCACAGAGAACGGGTTCGTGATCCATGGCGAGCAGAAAATCCCGTACGGCGAGCTTGTGGAAGAGGCGGCCGGGCAGGCCGTGCCAGAATCGCCCCCGCTCAAGGACGCCGCGTCTTTCCGATATCTCGGCCACTGCGCCCGGCGGATGGACATCCCGGACAAGATTGCCGGCGCGGCGCGCTTCGGCCTGGATGTCCACCTGCCTGACATGCACTACGCAGCCCTTGCCTGGCCACGTGCATATGGCGCAACAGCCGAGTCGTGGGACGAGGATGCCGCCCTGGCCGTTCCCGGAGTGACCGAGGTCGTGCAGACGGAGATCGGGCCGGCCGTGCTGGCCGAGAACACCTGGGCCGCCTGGAAGGGCCGCGACGCTCTGGCCGTGCAGTGGTCCGAGGGCACGCAACCGGACCTCTCCACCGAAGTGCTGTTCGAGGAGCTGGAAGCGCTTCTTGACTCCTCCGGCATAATTGCGGCGGACACTGGAGACGCACCGGGCCGGGCCGAGGCCGCCGCGGACAAGATCGACCTCACCTTCCACCAGCCCTTTCTGGCGCACGCCCCTATCGAGCCCATGAACTGCACCGCCCACGTCCGGCCGGACGGTGTGGACCTCTGGGGGCCGACACAATTCCAGACCGGCTGGGCCGAGAAAGCCGTCGAGATAACCGGTCTGCCCATGGAGTCCATTGCCGTGCATACGACCTATGCCGGCGGGGGATTCGGACGCAAGGGGATGCTCGATGGCGCACGGGTCGCGGTGCATGTTTCCAAGGCCTGCGGCAAACCGGTGCAGCTTCTGTACTCGCGGGACGAGGAGTTCCACTACGACGCCGTCCGGCCCGGCAGCGTGGCTCGGGTGCAGGCCGGCCTGGACGCGAATGGGAAGATCGCATTCTGGAATCACCGCACCGCCTCGGCTTCGGTTCTGGCAGGGCTCCTGCCATTCATGCTTGCGGAGACCGGCCTGGATTTCACCGGCGTGGAGGGCGTATCGGAGATGGATTATGACATCGGCGCTCTGCGCGTGGAGTGGTTGCGCCACGAGACGCCCGTGCCTATCGGCTTCTGGCGCTCGGTAGGCAGCTCGCACAACTGCTTTGTGCGCGAATCCGTGATTGATGAGCTGGCCGCCGTTGCAGGGGAAGACCCGGTGGCGTTCCGCCTGGCGCGGATGACCGATCCTAGAGCAGCCGGGGTGCTGAAGCTGGCGACCGAGCGCTACGGCTGGGACAGGGAGCTGCCCGAGGGCCACGCCGCCGGTGTGGCCTGCGACCATTGCTTCGGCAGCTACACCGCGCAGGTCGCCGAGATCAGCCGCGATCCCGAGAGTGGCGCAATTACGGTCCACCGCGTCGTGGCGGCCATGGATTGCGGCCAGACCGTCAACCCGCTCAACATAGTCATGCAGGTGGAAGGCGCCGTGATCATGGGGCTCTCCGCCCTGGTCGGCGAAGGTATGGAGTTCGCCGACGGCGGCGTGGCCACCAAGCAGTTCAACACCTATCCGGTGATGCGAATGGACGCGAGTCCGGAGGCCATAGAGGTGCACATCGTGGAAAACGCGGAGGCACCCGGCGGCGTGGGCGAGCCCGGTCTGCCGGCCGTTCTGCCCGCAGTGACCAACGCTCTGAAGACCCTGACCGGAGAGCGCGTGACCGAGCTGCCGCTGTCCCGCAAGAAGTGA
- a CDS encoding GspE/PulE family protein — translation MTQQPNNPSAFSSSVGNSRMARAVQRKSGLKLAEYLRHQGKLKENELMEYVSNQLQIDKYDPKTYPFEQSLSRIIDPETARKHGICAIKEKGGLVYVATSDPLNVSLLDTLEKSLKLDLEPVYCPKGDLDELIYQYYGKAAALGDMQSAIDELEVEEGEEEQIVDISMAALEDAPVVKLVNQILYQAVNEGASDIHISPQRDRVQLRFRVDGILREYPAPPKSIFMQVISRMKLISNMDISVTRVPQDGRFSFNVQTREVNVRASALPTIYGENMVLRLLIRKRGTLQLEELGMTEEDMQRIEEATSKSYGMILATGPTGSGKTTLLYSLLHRIDKPEINIITLEDPVEHRVDTIRQVQLNRKAGMTFASGLRSILRQDPDVLMVGEIRDHETAQIAVESAMTGHRLLSTVHTNDAAGAVTRFIDMGIEPFLVASTLLCVVGQRLMRRNCQECLEEYQPPQKYVDALKLKREVKFFRGRGCPKCRDSGYSGRTGVYEVLNIDEQIQELIIKRVSSRDIARAAQASKKFRPMRQDALNKVLKGITTLEEAAPLIFM, via the coding sequence ATGACTCAGCAACCCAACAATCCTTCCGCCTTCAGCTCCAGCGTTGGCAACTCGCGCATGGCTCGCGCCGTGCAGCGGAAATCCGGCCTCAAGCTCGCCGAGTACTTGCGCCACCAGGGGAAGCTCAAGGAAAATGAGCTGATGGAGTACGTCTCCAACCAGCTCCAGATAGACAAGTACGACCCCAAAACCTACCCGTTCGAGCAGAGCCTCTCGCGGATCATCGATCCGGAGACAGCCCGCAAGCACGGCATCTGCGCCATCAAGGAAAAAGGCGGCCTCGTCTATGTGGCCACCTCGGACCCGCTGAACGTCTCCCTGCTGGATACCCTGGAGAAGAGCCTCAAGCTGGATCTGGAGCCAGTCTACTGCCCCAAAGGCGACCTCGACGAGCTCATCTACCAGTACTACGGCAAAGCTGCCGCCCTGGGGGACATGCAGTCCGCCATCGACGAGCTCGAAGTCGAGGAAGGCGAAGAAGAGCAGATCGTCGACATCTCCATGGCTGCGCTGGAAGACGCGCCCGTGGTCAAGCTCGTCAACCAGATCCTCTACCAGGCCGTCAACGAAGGGGCGAGCGACATCCACATCAGCCCTCAGCGCGACCGCGTGCAGCTCCGCTTCCGCGTGGACGGCATCCTCCGCGAGTACCCGGCACCGCCCAAGTCCATATTCATGCAGGTCATCTCGCGCATGAAGCTCATTTCCAACATGGACATTTCGGTGACGCGCGTGCCGCAGGACGGCCGCTTCTCCTTCAACGTCCAGACGCGCGAGGTCAACGTCCGCGCATCCGCCCTGCCTACCATCTACGGCGAGAACATGGTTCTGCGTCTGCTCATCCGCAAACGCGGCACCCTGCAGCTGGAAGAGCTGGGCATGACTGAAGAAGACATGCAGCGCATTGAGGAGGCCACATCCAAATCGTACGGCATGATCCTGGCGACCGGCCCCACGGGTTCCGGTAAAACCACGCTGCTCTACTCCCTGCTGCACCGCATCGACAAGCCGGAAATCAATATCATCACCCTGGAAGACCCGGTGGAGCACCGCGTGGACACCATCCGCCAGGTGCAGCTCAACCGCAAGGCCGGCATGACCTTCGCCTCGGGTCTGCGCTCCATCCTGCGCCAGGACCCCGACGTCCTGATGGTCGGTGAGATTCGCGACCACGAGACCGCGCAGATTGCGGTGGAGTCCGCCATGACCGGTCACCGCCTGCTCTCCACCGTACATACCAACGACGCCGCCGGCGCCGTGACGCGCTTCATCGATATGGGCATCGAACCCTTCCTGGTGGCCTCCACCCTGCTGTGCGTCGTGGGCCAGCGGCTCATGCGGCGCAACTGCCAGGAGTGCCTGGAGGAGTACCAACCGCCCCAGAAGTACGTGGATGCGCTCAAGCTCAAACGTGAGGTAAAATTCTTCCGCGGCCGCGGCTGCCCCAAGTGCCGCGATTCCGGCTACTCCGGCCGGACCGGCGTCTACGAGGTGCTCAACATCGACGAGCAGATTCAGGAACTGATCATCAAGCGCGTCTCTTCCCGTGATATCGCCCGCGCCGCCCAGGCCTCCAAGAAGTTCCGGCCCATGCGCCAGGACGCGCTGAACAAGGTGCTCAAGGGCATCACCACCCTCGAAGAAGCCGCACCCCTGATCTTCATGTAG
- a CDS encoding (2Fe-2S)-binding protein, with protein sequence MIKLIINDDEYSVDVDPDTPLLWVLRDVLGLTGTKFGCGAGQCWGCTVIVDGKARPSCTTKISGLEGKKITTIEGIPEDHPVKQAWLEEQVPQCGYCQPGQIMRAVALLDENPDPDRDEVRKAMSRNLCRCGTYPRIEAAVLRAAREVAK encoded by the coding sequence ATGATCAAGCTCATTATCAACGACGACGAGTACTCCGTGGACGTGGACCCGGATACGCCCTTGCTCTGGGTTCTCCGCGACGTTCTCGGGCTGACGGGCACCAAGTTCGGCTGCGGCGCCGGGCAGTGCTGGGGCTGCACAGTAATCGTGGACGGCAAGGCCCGGCCTTCGTGCACGACCAAGATATCCGGCCTGGAAGGCAAGAAGATAACCACCATCGAAGGCATTCCAGAGGACCATCCGGTCAAGCAGGCCTGGCTGGAGGAGCAGGTCCCCCAGTGCGGCTACTGCCAGCCCGGCCAGATCATGCGCGCCGTGGCCCTGCTGGATGAAAATCCGGACCCGGACCGCGACGAGGTGCGCAAGGCCATGTCCCGGAACCTCTGCCGCTGCGGCACATACCCCCGCATCGAAGCTGCCGTGCTGCGCGCGGCCAGGGAGGTGGCGAAATGA
- a CDS encoding EAL and HDOD domain-containing protein has product MADAKSDAVYIDTFFARQPIFDKKKEPRGYALLYRHSSDATTAHFEDKDIATLTVIANAIMNMPKEEKARKKLFITFTEEPLLRKIPLALPVETTVIAVNESISKNREVLKTLMELKADDYQIALNDYSGAPESEVLLKLADIVFVDVLDGDGERIQNLVDAVKPHQCVLAAKRVEDLTHFSLARELGFTLFQGFFFEKPEIVPGRKLSSNQISRLMLFRALEKENPEFDELASIIEADVSISYRLLALINSAAFSLSRKVESIKQALVLLGLKQVKSWLWLIFLSDITPEEKTSELPYLSTIRGKFLERAAMNHDRMAPKPDSLYLLGLFSLLEALLDIPFEEIAENLPLDEKIIDALSGKDNELSAWLDMAKLFERGDWDNIDEIIETLQLDPMTVANSYAEALTWAKSIQEESARIE; this is encoded by the coding sequence ATGGCAGACGCCAAATCCGATGCGGTATACATCGACACGTTTTTCGCGAGGCAACCCATCTTCGACAAGAAGAAGGAGCCCCGCGGATATGCTCTTCTGTATCGCCACAGCTCCGATGCTACCACGGCGCATTTCGAAGACAAGGATATCGCCACGCTCACCGTGATCGCAAACGCGATCATGAACATGCCCAAGGAAGAGAAGGCCCGGAAAAAGCTGTTCATCACATTTACCGAAGAGCCCTTGCTCCGCAAAATTCCCCTGGCGCTTCCAGTTGAGACCACGGTCATCGCGGTCAACGAGTCCATCTCCAAGAACCGCGAGGTTCTCAAGACGCTGATGGAGCTCAAGGCGGACGACTACCAGATAGCCCTCAACGACTACTCCGGCGCTCCGGAGTCCGAGGTGCTGCTCAAGCTGGCGGACATCGTGTTCGTGGACGTGCTGGACGGTGATGGTGAGCGCATCCAGAACCTCGTGGATGCGGTCAAGCCCCACCAATGCGTGCTCGCGGCCAAGCGGGTGGAGGATCTCACCCACTTCAGCCTGGCCAGGGAACTCGGTTTCACCCTGTTCCAGGGCTTCTTCTTCGAAAAACCGGAGATCGTGCCCGGCCGCAAGCTCTCCTCCAACCAGATCTCGCGGCTCATGCTCTTCCGGGCGCTGGAAAAGGAAAACCCGGAGTTCGACGAGCTCGCTTCCATCATCGAAGCCGACGTCTCAATCAGCTACCGGCTCCTGGCGCTCATCAACTCCGCGGCGTTCAGCCTGTCCCGCAAGGTGGAGTCCATCAAGCAGGCCCTGGTGCTGCTGGGGCTCAAGCAGGTCAAAAGCTGGCTGTGGCTCATCTTCCTTTCGGACATCACGCCGGAGGAGAAGACCTCCGAGCTGCCGTATCTCTCAACCATCCGCGGCAAGTTCCTGGAGCGCGCGGCCATGAACCACGACCGCATGGCTCCCAAACCGGACAGCCTCTACCTGCTCGGTCTGTTCTCCCTGCTGGAGGCCCTGCTGGACATCCCCTTCGAGGAGATCGCCGAGAACCTGCCCCTGGACGAGAAGATTATCGACGCCCTGAGCGGCAAGGACAACGAGCTGAGCGCTTGGCTGGATATGGCCAAGCTTTTCGAGCGCGGCGACTGGGACAACATCGACGAGATCATCGAAACGCTCCAGCTCGACCCCATGACCGTGGCCAACTCCTATGCCGAGGCGCTTACCTGGGCGAAATCCATTCAGGAGGAATCCGCGCGCATCGAATAA
- a CDS encoding AAA family ATPase, translating to MEITCPNCGFQRTIDDSKVPSRKAMVHCKSCGHRFPLKKARSIAVLLSKGGVGKTTTSVNLAAGLALEGKRVLLVDTDTQGQSAYMLGVKPKAGLTELVTRELKPKDAMFKARDNLWLLSGGKSLAGIKRMIDRKDFGGEMTLTEALAPLEVHFDFIVIDSSPGWDPLTVNVLFYAKEVLIPVSLEVMSLQGLSEFIKSLQSIKKYRKEVGIKYILPTFLDERIKNPGEILEKLRTIYEQYLCPAIRYNVRLSEAPAYGMTIFEYAGGSTGAADYKGLVKKVLAEDEEEEES from the coding sequence ATGGAGATAACCTGTCCGAACTGCGGCTTTCAGCGCACCATTGACGATTCCAAGGTGCCATCACGGAAAGCCATGGTGCACTGCAAGAGCTGTGGCCACCGCTTTCCGCTGAAGAAAGCCCGCTCCATTGCCGTGCTGCTTTCCAAAGGCGGCGTGGGCAAGACGACCACCTCGGTGAACCTTGCCGCCGGCCTGGCGCTGGAAGGCAAGCGCGTGCTCCTGGTGGACACGGACACGCAGGGCCAGTCCGCGTACATGCTCGGCGTCAAGCCCAAGGCCGGCCTGACCGAGCTCGTCACGCGGGAGCTCAAGCCCAAGGACGCCATGTTCAAGGCGCGGGACAACCTCTGGCTGCTTTCCGGCGGCAAGTCCCTGGCAGGCATCAAGCGGATGATTGACCGCAAGGACTTCGGCGGCGAGATGACCTTGACCGAAGCCCTGGCCCCGCTGGAGGTCCACTTCGACTTTATCGTCATCGACTCCTCGCCGGGCTGGGACCCCCTCACCGTGAACGTGCTCTTCTACGCCAAGGAAGTGCTCATCCCGGTCTCGCTGGAGGTCATGAGCCTGCAGGGCCTTTCCGAGTTTATCAAGAGCCTGCAGTCCATCAAGAAGTACCGCAAGGAAGTGGGCATCAAGTACATCCTGCCCACCTTCCTGGACGAGCGAATCAAGAACCCCGGCGAGATCCTTGAAAAGCTCCGCACCATTTACGAGCAGTACCTCTGCCCGGCCATCCGCTACAACGTGCGCCTCTCCGAGGCCCCGGCCTACGGCATGACCATCTTCGAGTACGCCGGCGGCTCCACCGGCGCGGCCGACTACAAGGGCCTGGTGAAAAAGGTCCTGGCCGAGGACGAAGAGGAAGAAGAGTCCTAG
- a CDS encoding PilZ domain-containing protein: MAEKNSDLSSEELTTTEKITTTRKSFRVPVNDPFTLTVKIGDESFGAFDVVEGGVGVFQSRRNLFSIGEEIDNITLLFRGEPLAMQGRVVHISRDEDNTFRYGVQFTKLDPETEDKLVSFVSRTREDYFQE, translated from the coding sequence ATGGCGGAGAAAAACTCGGACCTCAGCTCCGAAGAGCTGACCACGACGGAAAAAATTACCACCACCCGCAAGTCGTTCCGTGTGCCGGTCAATGATCCCTTCACGCTTACCGTGAAGATTGGAGATGAGAGCTTTGGCGCCTTCGATGTCGTAGAGGGCGGCGTGGGCGTGTTCCAGTCCAGACGCAACCTGTTCTCCATTGGTGAAGAGATCGACAACATCACGCTGCTCTTCAGGGGAGAGCCGCTCGCAATGCAGGGACGGGTCGTGCACATCTCCCGCGACGAGGACAACACCTTCCGCTACGGAGTGCAGTTCACCAAGCTCGATCCCGAGACTGAGGACAAGCTCGTGTCGTTTGTTTCCCGCACGCGCGAGGATTACTTTCAGGAATAG
- the qrcC gene encoding menaquinone reductase iron-sulfur cluster-binding subunit QrcC — protein sequence MSSKKEFDIVWGMVIDLDKCTGCGACMVSCQAENNVPITKDATNKLRTLSWLLVYELSNGKPFPDHDVAYLPRPCQQCGNPACVPVCPATVTKKDEEGGIVSQIYPRCFGCRYCMAACPYHARYFNWFDPVWPEGMEKTLSPDVSTRPRGVVEKCTFCHHRWQHAKDKARVEGRDPYALEQGEYQTACTEACPNGAIHFGDLKNPEHTVHELSKSKYAFRLLERLGMEPQVYYLSRREWVRRLGDHYLDEEKTGEFQVVGGHGHG from the coding sequence ATGAGCTCCAAAAAAGAGTTCGATATTGTCTGGGGGATGGTCATCGACCTGGACAAGTGCACGGGCTGCGGTGCGTGTATGGTATCCTGTCAGGCGGAGAACAACGTGCCCATCACCAAAGATGCCACGAACAAGCTCCGGACCCTGTCATGGCTTCTGGTGTACGAGCTTTCCAACGGGAAGCCTTTCCCGGACCACGATGTCGCGTATCTGCCCCGTCCCTGCCAGCAATGCGGAAACCCGGCGTGCGTGCCTGTCTGCCCCGCCACGGTGACCAAGAAGGACGAAGAAGGCGGCATCGTCAGCCAGATCTACCCGCGCTGCTTCGGCTGCCGGTACTGCATGGCCGCCTGCCCGTACCACGCCCGTTACTTCAACTGGTTCGACCCGGTCTGGCCCGAGGGCATGGAGAAGACCCTGTCTCCCGATGTCTCCACGCGTCCTCGCGGCGTGGTCGAGAAGTGCACCTTCTGCCACCACCGCTGGCAGCACGCCAAGGACAAGGCCCGCGTCGAGGGCCGCGATCCCTACGCGCTGGAGCAGGGCGAGTATCAGACCGCCTGTACGGAAGCGTGCCCCAACGGCGCGATCCACTTCGGCGATCTGAAGAACCCCGAGCATACGGTGCACGAGCTCTCCAAGAGCAAGTACGCCTTCCGGCTGCTGGAACGTTTGGGAATGGAACCGCAGGTATATTACCTGAGCCGGCGCGAATGGGTCCGCCGCTTGGGCGATCACTACCTGGACGAAGAAAAGACTGGTGAATTCCAGGTCGTAGGGGGTCATGGTCATGGCTAA